GTCTTCGGGATGGATTTCAAGCACCGCGGTTTCCGCCTGCGCGCGGGGCAGCATCCCGAATGACGAATTCAGCCCGTCGTGCGCCTTCGAGCTGACCAGCTCGAGCGGATAGCAGGGATCGAAGCCCGCGCCGAGGCGGCTTTCTTCGGGCGGCTCGTAGGCGAGCGGCCCGCCGTCGAGGTCAGGCTGGACGCCGGCCATGGGCAGATCGGGCACGTTGAGGCGGACGAAGCGCTCGCGTTCGAGGCGCTCCAGCGTGATTCCTGCAAAATAAGGCGAATCTGTTTCGAGCGCCTGCCGCAGCAGATCGTCTTCGGTATCGCGGAAGCAGGCGTCGTCGAAGCCCATGCGCTGCGCCAGGAGGCGGAAGATTTCGACGTTGGACCTGCACTCGCCCGGCGGAGGGACGGCCGGGCGGGCCAGCTGCAGGTAGTAGTGGCCGTAGGCGAAGTAGAGGTCGGTGTGCTCGAGGAACGTCGTGGCGGGCAGCACGATGTCGGCGTAGCGCGCCGTGTCGTTCAGGAAATGATCGATGACGACGGTGAAGAGATCGTTGCGCTGAAGGCCCGAGAGGACGGCAGCCTGATTGGGCGCGATGGCGGCGGGGTTCGAGTTGTAGACGACCAGCGCCTTCACGGGCGGACTGCCGAGTTCCGTGAGCGCGCGGCCGAGGAGCGTCATGTTGATGGTGCGCGCCGGGGGGCCGAGATCCGGCCGTTCGAGCGCGTTGCGGTTGACCTGAAACGCGCCGCTGGTGGTGAGCTGCAGGCCGCCGCCGCGCTCTTCCCATGCGCCGGCGAGGGCCGGCAGGAGGCTGATGGCGCGGACGGCGCGGCCGCCGCGCTGGCTGCGCTGTACGCCGTAGTTCAGACGGATCACGGCCGGCCGCATCGTGGCGTATTCGCGCGCCAGGCGGCGGATGTCGGCGGCTTCAATTCCCGTGAAATGCGCGGCTTTTTCCGGTGGATACTCGGCTGCGCGCGCCCGCAGGCTTTCATCGCCGTCCAGCTTCCGCGCGAGCCCTTCTTCGTAGAGCACGTGCATCATGGCGAGGGCGAGCGCGAGATCCGAGCCGGGGTAGGGGGCCAGATGCCAGTCGGCGAGCGCCGCAGTTTTCGTGCGCACCGGGTCGATGACGACGAAGCGCGCGCCGCGCCGCCGCGCCTCGACGATGAAGGGCCACAGATGGACGTTGGTGGCGAGGATGTTGGCGCCCCAGGCGATGATGTAGCGGGCGTGGACGAAGTCTTCCGGCGGCGTGCCCATGCGCCGCCCGTAGGCTTCCATCAGCCCCGCGCCGCCGGCCGAGGCGCAGATGGTGCGGTCGAGCCGCGACGCGCCGAGGCGGTGGAAGAAGCGCCGGTCCATCGAGCCGCCCTGGAGGAAACCGAGCGTGCCGCCGTAGCTGTAGGGCAGCACGGATTCCGGGCCGAATTGTTCCGAGACGCTTCTCAGACTTGCGGCGATGGCGTCGAGGGCATGGTCCCAGGAGATGCGTTCGAACCGGGCTTCGCCTTTCGCGCCGGTGCGCCGGAGCGGATGCAGGAGGCGGTCCGGGTGGTATTCGCGCTCGAGGTAGCGGGCGACTTTGGCGCAGAGGAAGCCCTGCGTGACGGGATGGGCGGGATCGCCCCTGAGCCGCGTGGCGCGGCCGTTGTCCGTTTCGACAACGATCGCGCAGCAGTCGGGGCAGTCGAGCGCGCAGACGGAATGTCGGATTTCGCCCACGGGGTATTTCCGATTTTAGCGGGCGGCGGGGAGATTCCGCGCGCACCGGGGCTGGGGGCGGCGAGAGTAGCGGGAAGCAGCGGGGAGGCCAGCAATGGCGATGGGGTCGCGAGTCTTGGCCTCGCCAAGGGGTTCAAAATGATGCCGTTGCGGCGTCCGGACGAACGCGCACGCCGGATTCAGGGCAGGACAGGCCTCGCGAAGCCGCGAAGCGGCAAAAGGTGGTCAACCTGCCTGCCGGCGGTTGCATCGGAGCGCCGGAGGTCACGCATCCCTGCAGGGTAGAATCGAGTCGCGGCGCCAACATGAAAGTCTTCATCTCCTGCGGCGATGCAGCCGGCCAGGTCACGGCACTGCGCCTTCAGGCGCTTGGCGCCGCGCATGGCCTGACCGTGTACGTTCCGCCCGCGTACACGCGCCAGGGAGAGCAAGGAGTTCCTGACCCTGCCGCCAGCCGGAAGCTGAGCGACGCTGAAGCGCTGCCCGGTTCGTGGGAAATACTCTCAGCGAGGCCTGCCGGGAGGAATTGAACACGGGTTGGCGCTCCGCAAGACCATGATCGTCATGGCGTACCCGCACATCGCGGAGCAACTGCAGCCATCCCTGAGCCGGCACCTCGTGCCGGTTGACCCGGCCAATCCGGACCAGTCCGAGTTCGGGATCGTCCAGCATCCCAAGCAGATCGACGCGCAACAGAATGCGAAGAAGGCCCTCCTCGCCTTGGGAACGCTCGTGCTCGGCCTTCTGATCCTTGCTCCAGCCGGAAAGAGTTGAGTTTCGATGCGCGGCCGCCGCTGCACAATCGACAGTTCGTGTGTCATCGCCCTTCAGCACGCGGGGCTTGTGCCATTTCTGAGCGTATAGTTCAGCACCGTATTCGTGCCCAAAGCGGTCCGCGAGGAATTGTTCAGACGCCGGGCAACCAAAGACCGGCTGCAGGTGATCTTCGCCGAGTGTCGCCAAGCAAGGTTCGAGTATCGGTACGGAAGATGCGCGACCACGGCATCCGGCTGCCCAGACAAGCCGTTGACGACCTGCTGACCCGGATTGGCGAGCCCCCCTTGTCCGGATAGCGATTGGGGCATTCATTCCAGGATGCAAACCCGGCGGATCCAAACCGAACTGCTTTCCTGTGATCCGGAAGCTGCCGGACAGCCGCGGGCGATCCGGAGAGAGACAGCATTGCAGATGCGAACGCTGGTCTGAAAGCGGAGTTCAGCTGCGGGCGACCTGCCGTCCGGTTTCAGAGACTCGCCGCTTTTGAGCTGAATCGCCACGAACCTGCGCCAGGGCGGGCTTCAGAAGTTTCAACGGAGCCGTCTTTCCAGATCGGGCGGTGAAGCTCCCATCCCGCGGGCTTTCCCTCGGTCTGAAGACAGAATTCTGCATGGGCAGGTACAGATGAGTGCGCGGGCGTCAGCAGGCGCGATGCTGGTTTGCGATGCGTGGGAAGGTGGTGGGCTCGGCAGAACTCGAATCTGCGACCTCTACCGTGTCAAGGTAGCGCTCTAACCAACTGAGCTACGAGCCCGAGCGGGTGACGCTTTCATCTTAGCATGACGGCTGCGGCGTGCAGATCGAGGCGCGGGATCTCCGCCTGCCAGCCGCCGGAGACGGCGCGCCACTGCAACGGCATTCCAGCGGGCTCCAGGCGAGCGGATTTCGGTCTGGCGCCCTGCACGGTGAGACGGAGGGGGCCGACAGCTGGGATGAAGTCGACCGTGGCGTAGTCGCCGGCCACCTGCATGGCGGTGGTATTGATGAGATGCACGAGCAGCTCTCCGCCCTTGCGCCGCAGCACGACTTCGACGGTGGGCGGCGCGTCCACGCGCACGAGCGGGCGGAAATGCGGAGCGATGAGCGCGCTGGCGAAATCGCGCATGGCGGCGGCGTGAGTGGCGGCGTAGACATCCCCAACGGGACCGGGCACGACGATGACCTGTCCCTTGCCAAACGCCCTTCCGAGGGCGGCCGGTTTCCCGTTGAGGGTGGTGTTCAGCTCCGGGTAGCGGAGATCGAGGACTCGGGTCTCGCCCGGTTCGACGTCGAGCCAGACGCCGGCGGCGTTGGCGACGGCGCCGTGGCGCAGCCAGGCCTGGGTGCGGGCGGGTTCGCCGGAGGCCCGGTAGCCGAGCCGCGGGGCCAGCTTCTGCGCGTTGTGCGCGCCGCTGATGATGAGAACGCCGCCGTTGCGGGCGTACTCGAGCAGCGTTTCCAGGCACTCTTCGCCGGGCTGCGCCCAATCGGGCAGGACGATGACGGGATATTGCGCGGCGACGCGGCCGAGCTTCCAGTCCGGCAGGACGTCCACGGACCACTGGCAGGCCAGCAGGAGATCGACCCAGCCGCGCGCGGGATCCGACAGCCGGCCCCAGCCGCCGAACAGTTTGTTCCCGGTGCGGTAGAGCGACTCTTTCGAAAAGACGACGCCGATTTGCGGGACTGTTTCCGTCTGCTGGCTCCATTTCTGCAGACGTCGGCAATGGCGGGCCAAATCGGCCATGATTTCGATGTGGGAATCCTCGAAATGGCCGGACCGCGCCGGGTGATAATAGACCTGAAATCCGCCGGATTGAGCCAGAACAATTCCGGCTTCCTGCATGAGCTGCACGGCGGGCTTGAAGATGTGGCCGATGCGGTTGGATTCGGCCTGCTGGAAGCCCCAGGCCATCAGATCCCAGGGTTTTCCGGTCTGGGCGAGGTAGCGGGCCTCCAGACGGGCGGTGGAAATGCTCGCGTTGCCCAGATAATCGCCGGAGAGAAAATCCACGGGCAATTCCGGCGCTTCTGGCACCATGGTTGAATAGAGCCAGTTGCTCGCGATCTGGAATTGCGGGTGGCTTTTGTGCAAGGCTTCGACGTAAGTCCGCACGTGGCGGCGGAATTGCCGCCGGTTGAACTCGAGCCATTCGAGCCAGCCGGGATCGTCCGGCTTCTTCGGAGCGGGCTTTCCATACGCGCGCAGGGCGGCCTCAGAGTAATCGGGGTGCGTGGCCCAGCACTCGCCGTCGATCCACGCGCCGTCGAGCTGATACTTTGCGGCGGCCTCGCGCAACTGCGGGATCATGAGCTCTTCGACGTAAGGGCTGAAGGTCGACACATGGCGGGGATCGGGCTTGCCTTCCGGCGTCACGCGGGCCCACTCGGGGTGGCGGCGGACGGCCTGCTCGTCCCAGACGCCGGAGAAATGGATGAAGAGCGCGATGCCGCGCCTGGCGGTTTCAGCGCGCCACACGGCGAGGGAATCGCGGACGATGCCCGGGGCGGAGGGGCCGATTTCGGAGGGCCAGCCGAGCCAGCCGGGGTGGCCCTTGGCGTCGTACTGGACGAAATCGGGGCGGACTCGGTCGAGCAGGCGGCCGACGGCTTCGGGCGTGACGTCGCGGCCGAGTTCGGTGTCTTTCTCGTTGGGATGGAGATCGAAGTGGAGGCCGAAGTATGACTCTGAGCGGCGCAGGCGGCGGGGCTCCGGCTGGGCGGCGAGCGCGGCGGCGGGCAGGGAGGAGACGAAGCAGCGTCGTGTGAGGTTGGCAGGCGGCATCACAGATACAATATAGAGTTCCCATGTCGTTTCAAATCAGCCAGCGTGAGCAGGGAGGCGCGGTCGTTCTGGAATTGAGCGGCCGGTTCGTGCTGGGCGAGCCGGTGGAGAAGTTCCGCGCGCTGCTGGAGGAGCTGATCCGCTCGGGGAAAGTCCATATCGCGCTCGACATGCGGAACGTCGACTATATCGATTCGAGCGCGCTGGGCTGCCTGGTGATGGCGCACACGAAGATCAGCCGCGCGGGCGGGGCGATGTCGATGTTCGGGCTGAACGAGAAGGGGCTGGAGCTGCTGGTGATCACGAAGCTGGCGACGATTTTCCGGCTGGCGGACAACGAACTGGACGCGGTGAACCTGTGTTTTCCCGACCGGACGGCGAAGAGTTTCGACATTCTTGAGTTCGTGCGGAAGCACTGGGGCGAGAGCGCGGGCGGCGGGTCATGAGGATCGTGGTTGTCGGCGGCGTGGCGGCGGGACTGAGCGCCGCGTCGCGCGCGCGGCGGCTGGACCCTTCGGCGGAGATTCTGGTTTTTGAAAAAGGGAAGAGGATTTCGTACGGGGCGTGCGGGCTGCCGTACCTGCTGGAAGGGCAGGTTTCCTCGATCGAGCAGCTGGTGGTGTACCGGCCGGAGTTTTTCGAACGCGAGCGCAACATCCGCATCCGCACGGAAAGCGAAGTGGTGGCGGTGCATCACGGGCGGCGGGAAGCGGTGCTGCGCAGCGGGGAGCGGGTGCGGTACGACCGGCTGGTGTGGGCGGCGGGAGCGCGGCCGGCGCGGGTTTCGCGTTCTCCGCGCGTGTTCCGGCTGCACACGGACGAAGACGCGTTGCGGTTGGAGGACTATCTGGAGCGGGAGCGGCCGCGGACGGCGGCCGTGGCGGGGGGCGGCTACATCGGGCTGGAGGCGGCCACGGCGCTGCGGGCGCGAGGGCTGCGCGTGCGGCTGCACCACGATGCGACGACGCTGCTGAACCGCGAAGATCCGTGGGTGACGAAGCGCATTGTGGAACGGCTGGAGCAGTGCTCCGTCGAGGTCCGGCTGAACGAGCGCGCGGATCCGGAGTCGCTGGATGCGGATCTGGTGATCGATGCCACGGGGCTGCGGCCGAATGTGGAGGTGCTGGCGGAGGCGGGCGCCGCGCTGGGGCGCACGGGCGCGCTGGCCGTGAGCGAGCGCATGGAGACTTCGCTCTACGGCGTGTTTGCGGCGGGCGACTGCTGCGAGGCGCGGCACATCGTGTCGGGGCGCGATGTGTGGATTCCACTGGGCACGACGGCGAACCGGATGGGGCGCGTGGCCGGAGCGAACGCGGCGGGAGGCAGGGAGAGGTTTGAAGGAGTGGCCGGCACGTCGATCGTGCGCGTGGCGGGGCTGGCGGTGGCGGTAACGGGGCTGTCGCAGCAGCAGGCGCGGCGGGAGGGATTTTCGCCGGTGGAGGCTGTGGTGGAGGGCCGCGAGAAGGCGAAGTATTTCTTTGGAAGGACGATCTCGGTGCAGCTGGTGGCCGACCGCAACAGCCGGCGGCTGCTGGGTGCGGCGGTGACCGGCGACGAAGGCGTGCTGGCGCGCATCAACACCGTGGCTGCGGCGCTGGCGGCGCGGATGGACGTGGAGACGTTCGCCGGGATCGACCTGGCCTATGCGCCGCCGTACGCGACGGTGACGGATCCGCTGCTCGTCTGTGCCGGGCAGCTGCTGCGGCTGCTGGATCATTGAGGACAAGCGGCTCCGGGAACGCAGGCTGGTAGACTGAAATTTTCAGCCGCCCCATGGCCTTGCGGGGCCGCCTGCTGAAGCCATGCTGAAGGAAGGACAGAGGGCGCCGGATTTCGAGCTGGAACAGCTCGGAGGCGGGCGTGTTTCGCTGCGCGGCATTCTCGCGCAGGGACCGGCGGCGTTGGTGTTCTTCAAGGCGAGCTGTCCGACGTGCCAGCTGGCGCTGCCATTTCTGGACCGGCTGCGGGACAGCGCGCTGCCGGTTTACGCGGTCAGCCAGGACGATGCGGCGCGGACGCGGGAGTTTCTGCGGCTGTTTCGGGTGAAGCTGCCCATCCTTCTGGACCGGGCGGAAGCCGGCTATCCGGCAAGCAGTGCGTACGGCATTCAGTTCGTGCCGTCGCTGTTCGTGATCGAGCAGGACGGAACGATTTCGGAGACGTGCGAGGTGTTCGACAGGCGGGTGTACGAGGAGCTGGGGCGGAGGGCAGGGAGGACGATCTTCGAGCCGGGCGAGTCCGTGCCGCTGTATCGGCCGGGGTGAGGGGCGAAGAATTAGGCTCCCGTCGGGAGCCCTGCTGCATCGGATGAGATAAGCGCAAGAGGAGCGGAGCAGACAAGATGCCGAAAGTACAGGAAATCCTGAAAGGCGCTGCGGCGATTGCCAAAGGGATGTCGGTGACGCTGAAGGAGATGATGAATCCCGTCATCACCGACGACTATCCGGATGCGCCTCCCGCATTCCAGGAGCGGTACCGCGGGCTGCACGTTCTGCAGCGGGATGACAACGGGCTGGAGAAGTGCGTGGCCTGTTTCCTGTGCTCGGCTGCGTGCCCGGTGCAGTGCATCTACATCGAAGCCGCCGACAACACGGAGCAGGAGCGGATCAGCGGCGGCGAGCGCTACGCGGCGGTGTACAACATCGACTACAGCCGGTGCATCTTCTGCGGCTACTGCGTGGAGGCGTGCCCGACGGACGCGATCACGCACGGGCACGGCTTCGAGCTGGCCAGCTACAACACGAGCACGCTGATCTACCGCAAGGAGCAGCTGCTGGCGCCGCTGCCGGAAGGCACGACGGGGAAAGTGAAGCTGGACCATCCGGTCGCCGTGGGCGACGACGGTCACTGAGCGGAAAGCAGGCGCCACGCGCGGCGGGCGACGATCAACTCCTCGTTGGTCGAGAGAGCGGCGACTTTGATCTGCGAAGAAGGGGTGGAGAGCAGACGGTCTCCCGAGCCGTTCTCGTTGGCTGCCGGATCGAGCTCCACGCCCAGGAACGACAGTCCCTCGCAGATGGCGCGGCGCAGCGCGGGGCTGTTTTCGCCGATGCCGCCGGTGAAGGCAATGGCGTCGAGGCCGTTCATGACGGCGGCGCAGCCGGCGATGGCTTTTTTCACCTCATAGACGAAGACATCCAGCGCGAGATTGGCTGCCGCCGAACCGGCGCGGGCGGCTTCCATGATGTCGCGGACGTCGCCGCCGGCGACGCCGGACAGGCCGGCCAGGCCGCTGACGCGCGACAGCTGCGTCCGCACCTGTTCAGTGGTCCAGCCGTTGCGGTCCATCATGTAGAGCACGGCGAAGACGTCGAGGTCGCCGTGGCGGGTGGCGTTTTCAAGACCTGACTGGGGCGAGAAGCCCATCGTGGTGTCGACGGAGACGCCGCGGTCGATGGCGCAGACCGAGGAGCTGCCGCCGAGATGGCAGCTGGCCAGGCGCAGATCCGCGGGCGAGCAGCCGAGCAGTTGCGGCACGCGGAGGCTGACGTATTCATGCGAAGCGCCGTGAAAGCCGTATTTCTCGATGCCGTGTTCCGTGCGCCAGTCCTGCGGAACGCCGTACACGCGGGCATATTCGGGCTTGTTGCGGTGGAATTCGGTCTCAAACGCCGCCACCAGCGGCACGCCCGGCATCGCCTGGCGGAAGGCGCGGATGGCGTCGAGGTAGATGGCGTTGTGGAGCGGCGCGGCGAGGAGGAACTGCGCCATGGCCTGTTCGACGCCCTCGTCGATGACATAGGTGCCCTGGTAGCGGGGGCCGCCGTGGGCGGCCTTGAAAGCGACGGCGTCGACGGGGGTATCGCCCGAGCGGATTTCCGCGATGGCGGCGGCGTAATTGGTGACGCGCTCGTACCGTCCCCGGGCGAGGATTTTCTCGTCCGGCATGGAAAGGATCTGGTATTTGAGCGACGTAGAGCCGAGGTTCGGGATCAGAATGTTCATGCGTCATCTGCCTGCCGCGAGGCCCTGGAGATTCTGGGCGGCGCGGGACTGGAAGGGGCTTTTCATTTTGGCGCAGGCGGTCCAGTATTTTTCCGCCGCGGCGATGCGGGCCTTGTCGCGTTTGGGGCCCTTGCCAGCGAGATTGTAGTTGGCGAGTCCCAGGTAGAAATACGCGCCCGGCAGCAGGTCGTTCGCCGCGGTGCTGGCCTGGATGGCCGGCAGGCCTTCCGCCAGGATTTTCTCGCAGTCGGGCCATTTTTCGCGCGCGCCCAGGGCGATGCCGGCGATCCAGTAGCCGCGGGCGAGGGTGTCCTTTTTCTTTTTCTCCCAGGCTGCCTGATCCATGCCTTCCGGAGCGGAACGCGAGGGGAGCATCCCGATGAGGGCGGTAGCGTATTCGGCGGCTTTGTCGAAGTTCTTCGACGAACTCAGGTGCGTGTCGGCGGCGAACACCAGCATGTCCTCGTTGGCGAAGCCCTGGGCGGCCGCGTTTTCAGCGTATTCGAGCGCCCGCTTCATGTCCTTCATCTGGATGAGGGCGATGAAGCCGCGGCCGGCGGTCTGCGGCATGTACTGGCTTTTCGGGTTGGCTTTTTCGAGGCCCACGGCGAGGGTGAGAATGGCGTTGGGATCGCCGCTGCGGAGCGCGCCCGCGTAGAAGGCGTATTCGGCGCGGGTGGTGACCTGCGTGGCGAAATCGACTTCGGCTTTCCAGGTCTCGGCTTCCGTTTCGTCTTCCGGCTGTTTCGAGTCGATTTTCTTCTTCGCCGCGCCGATGGTGGCAGTGGCCCATTCGACGATGCAGGCGGCGTCGTTTTTCTCCTCGCAAGCCTGGAGGGCGTTGTAGGCGGCGGGAGCGTTGTCGGGCTCGGAGGCGAGGATCTCGCGGACGCCGGCGATCACCTTGTCGAGAGCCTTGTTTTTCAGCCAGAGCGGGACGACCTGATTCAGCGCATAGGCTCTGCCGGCATGGCTCGGGTACTTGTCGAGGAACTCCTCGTAGAGCTGGATTTTCTTCGCTTCGTCGGATTCGGAGCCAGCCATCTGCAGCAGGAGCCCTTCCGGCGTCTGGGCGTCGATCTGGAAGCGCTGGCTCTGGGCGCCGGCGGGCGCAGCCAGCAGAAAAGCGGCGAGCAACGCAAGTCTCATGGATGCCTCCCTGATCCGTCTGCTGATAATATTACAAGTTCCGCGCCGACGGGCGAACGGAAAGCGAGGCACAGCGCATGATTCCCACCACATACGCGGCGGCGTTGCTGCTGATGATCCTGTCAATGCTGTGCTGGGGTTCGTGGGCCAACACGATGAAGATGGCCGGCCGATGGCGGTTCGAGCTGTATTACTTCGATTACGTGATCGGGGTGATGCTGGGCGCGACGGCGGCGGCGTTCACGTTCGGCAGCGTGGAGATGGTGATTCCGGGCTCGGACCAGGTGCTGTTTCCGTTTCTGGACAACCTGGCGGTGACGGGGAAGAAGCAGATGGCCCTGGCGGCGGCGGGCGGAGTGGTGTTCAACCTGGCCAACCTGCTTCTGGTGGCGGCGATCTCGGTGGCGGGGCTGGCGGTGGCGTTTCCGGTGGGAATCGGGCTGGCGCTGATCATCGGCGCGGTGCTGAATTTCATCATCCATCCCGCAGGCCGGCCGGTGCTGGTGTTCGGCGGCGTGGCTCTGGTGGTGTTGGCGATCGTCATGACGGCGGCGGCGTATGCGGCGCTGTCGAAGCAGCGCGCGGCGGAGAAGCCTCCGGAGGCGCCGCCGGAGCGCGGCAAACGCGGACGGAAGGGAGCGGGCAAGGCATCGCCGTGGAAGGGCATCGGGCTGAGCCTGGCGGCGGGCGTGCTGATGGGGCTGTTCTATCCGCTGGTGGAGATGAGCAAACAGGGCGATCTCGGGCTGGGGCCATATGCGGCTGCGTTCTGCTTCGCCGTGGGCGTGCTGCTGTCGACGCCAGTGTTCAACCTGTTCTTCATGAACCTGCCGGTGGAGGGCGACCCGGTGGGGTTCCGGGATTATCTGACGGGCACGGCGCGGCAGCATGCCCTGGGCGTGCTGGGAGGACTGATCTGGAGCGTGGGCACGATCAGCAATTTTGTCGCGGCCAGCGCGCCGAAGAGCGTGAACGTGGGGCCGGCGGTGAGCTACGCGATGGGGCAGGGAGCGACGCTGGTGAGCACGCTGTGGGGGCTGCTGCTGTGGAAGGAATTCGCGGGAGCCAACAAGGCGGTGCAGGCGCGGATCTGGCTGATGCTGGTGCTGTACGCCGCGGGGCTGGGGCTGCTTTCGATCGCGCCGCTTTACCGCTGAGAGAGGGCGCGGACGAGGGCTTCGAGGATTTCCGCCGACGGCAGGCTGCCCTGGGCGATGCGGGCGGAGCCGCCGCCGCGGCCGCCGCATTTCTCGAGGGCGGCCTTGAGGCGCTGGCCGGCGTCGATGCCCGTTTCCGCGCTGGTGGCGAGCAGGACGGACGGGGGATTCTCGCAGGCGGCGAGGAAGACGCCGCGGCCGCCTGAGCAGAAGCTTTGGGCCAGCGCGCGCAGTTCGTCGTCAATGGGGCCGCTGGCGAGCCGCTCGATGTGCAGGCGCAGGCCCGCCGGATCGGGCGGGCAGGATTCGAAGAGGGACTTTCCGCGCAGCGCGGCGAGGTCAAGGGCGAGTTTGCGGCGGGTTTTTTCGGCGGTTTTGGCCTGTTCGAGCAGCGAAGCCGCGGTCTGCGGCACGTCATCGAGGGCGGAGCTGAACAGGCGCGCGGTGCGGTCGAGGGCTTCGAAGTCGGCGCGGGCGCGGGCGATGGCGCGGGAGCCGCACAGGAACTCGACGCGCGTCTGGCCGCGGATTTTTTCGGTCTTGCGCACGAGGATGGCGCCGATCTGGCCGGTGGAGCGCACATGCGTGCCGCCGCAGGCGGAGCGGTCGATGCCTTCGATGCTGATGATGCGGAGCGTGCCCTCGCGCGCGGACTCCTTGCGCAGTCCGGAGGCGGAGGCTGCGTCTTCGAACGAGATGTGCACGGGCAGGTCCTGCCAGACGAGCTCGTTGGCGCGGCGCTCGGCGGCGGCGAGCTGCTCCGGCGTGATGGAGGGCGCATCGAGGTCGATGGTGCTGGCTTCGGCGCCAAGG
This DNA window, taken from Bryobacteraceae bacterium, encodes the following:
- a CDS encoding molybdopterin containing oxidoreductase codes for the protein MGEIRHSVCALDCPDCCAIVVETDNGRATRLRGDPAHPVTQGFLCAKVARYLEREYHPDRLLHPLRRTGAKGEARFERISWDHALDAIAASLRSVSEQFGPESVLPYSYGGTLGFLQGGSMDRRFFHRLGASRLDRTICASAGGAGLMEAYGRRMGTPPEDFVHARYIIAWGANILATNVHLWPFIVEARRRGARFVVIDPVRTKTAALADWHLAPYPGSDLALALAMMHVLYEEGLARKLDGDESLRARAAEYPPEKAAHFTGIEAADIRRLAREYATMRPAVIRLNYGVQRSQRGGRAVRAISLLPALAGAWEERGGGLQLTTSGAFQVNRNALERPDLGPPARTINMTLLGRALTELGSPPVKALVVYNSNPAAIAPNQAAVLSGLQRNDLFTVVIDHFLNDTARYADIVLPATTFLEHTDLYFAYGHYYLQLARPAVPPPGECRSNVEIFRLLAQRMGFDDACFRDTEDDLLRQALETDSPYFAGITLERLERERFVRLNVPDLPMAGVQPDLDGGPLAYEPPEESRLGAGFDPCYPLELVSSKAHDGLNSSFGMLPRAQAETAVLEIHPEDAAARGIRDGMTVEVFNQRGAIRLTARVGGFVRPGVVRAPSGRWPAKAGGANVNLLIADRLTDIGGGPTFYNCLVEVRRCES
- a CDS encoding NADH oxidase, yielding MRIVVVGGVAAGLSAASRARRLDPSAEILVFEKGKRISYGACGLPYLLEGQVSSIEQLVVYRPEFFERERNIRIRTESEVVAVHHGRREAVLRSGERVRYDRLVWAAGARPARVSRSPRVFRLHTDEDALRLEDYLERERPRTAAVAGGGYIGLEAATALRARGLRVRLHHDATTLLNREDPWVTKRIVERLEQCSVEVRLNERADPESLDADLVIDATGLRPNVEVLAEAGAALGRTGALAVSERMETSLYGVFAAGDCCEARHIVSGRDVWIPLGTTANRMGRVAGANAAGGRERFEGVAGTSIVRVAGLAVAVTGLSQQQARREGFSPVEAVVEGREKAKYFFGRTISVQLVADRNSRRLLGAAVTGDEGVLARINTVAAALAARMDVETFAGIDLAYAPPYATVTDPLLVCAGQLLRLLDH
- the nqo9 gene encoding NADH-quinone oxidoreductase subunit 9 yields the protein MPKVQEILKGAAAIAKGMSVTLKEMMNPVITDDYPDAPPAFQERYRGLHVLQRDDNGLEKCVACFLCSAACPVQCIYIEAADNTEQERISGGERYAAVYNIDYSRCIFCGYCVEACPTDAITHGHGFELASYNTSTLIYRKEQLLAPLPEGTTGKVKLDHPVAVGDDGH
- the ackA gene encoding acetate kinase, which codes for MNILIPNLGSTSLKYQILSMPDEKILARGRYERVTNYAAAIAEIRSGDTPVDAVAFKAAHGGPRYQGTYVIDEGVEQAMAQFLLAAPLHNAIYLDAIRAFRQAMPGVPLVAAFETEFHRNKPEYARVYGVPQDWRTEHGIEKYGFHGASHEYVSLRVPQLLGCSPADLRLASCHLGGSSSVCAIDRGVSVDTTMGFSPQSGLENATRHGDLDVFAVLYMMDRNGWTTEQVRTQLSRVSGLAGLSGVAGGDVRDIMEAARAGSAAANLALDVFVYEVKKAIAGCAAVMNGLDAIAFTGGIGENSPALRRAICEGLSFLGVELDPAANENGSGDRLLSTPSSQIKVAALSTNEELIVARRAWRLLSAQ
- a CDS encoding multidrug DMT transporter permease, producing MIPTTYAAALLLMILSMLCWGSWANTMKMAGRWRFELYYFDYVIGVMLGATAAAFTFGSVEMVIPGSDQVLFPFLDNLAVTGKKQMALAAAGGVVFNLANLLLVAAISVAGLAVAFPVGIGLALIIGAVLNFIIHPAGRPVLVFGGVALVVLAIVMTAAAYAALSKQRAAEKPPEAPPERGKRGRKGAGKASPWKGIGLSLAAGVLMGLFYPLVEMSKQGDLGLGPYAAAFCFAVGVLLSTPVFNLFFMNLPVEGDPVGFRDYLTGTARQHALGVLGGLIWSVGTISNFVAASAPKSVNVGPAVSYAMGQGATLVSTLWGLLLWKEFAGANKAVQARIWLMLVLYAAGLGLLSIAPLYR
- a CDS encoding alanyl-tRNA editing protein; protein product: MTERLYYTDSFLTEFDAQVVERLDGGARIVLDRTAFYPTSGGQPHDTGMLNGIPVLAVEEDSGDRIVHTLGQPLPESDRVHGAIHWPRRFEHMQQHTGQHLLSAVFDQLFGFFTVSFHLGAEASTIDLDAPSITPEQLAAAERRANELVWQDLPVHISFEDAASASGLRKESAREGTLRIISIEGIDRSACGGTHVRSTGQIGAILVRKTEKIRGQTRVEFLCGSRAIARARADFEALDRTARLFSSALDDVPQTAASLLEQAKTAEKTRRKLALDLAALRGKSLFESCPPDPAGLRLHIERLASGPIDDELRALAQSFCSGGRGVFLAACENPPSVLLATSAETGIDAGQRLKAALEKCGGRGGGSARIAQGSLPSAEILEALVRALSQR